The Helianthus annuus cultivar XRQ/B chromosome 11, HanXRQr2.0-SUNRISE, whole genome shotgun sequence region CGATTTACCAGTTTATGATCCCAACCTCCACAGCCTACCCGCTTGACGCCCCCTCCTTACCTTCAGTAGGTGATTTACGTAAAAGTGGCTTATAAGCCAGGAGTATAAGTGATTGGTAAGATTCTTCCCCTGAGCTTGTTTTATTCCCACTCCTTTGCATGCAAGAGGAATGGTGCAAAATTTGGTTAGAATAATTTTTTATGATTGTattattgtaaaaaaaattatatttgaTGCTATCCAATTTtgtgggtgtttgggattactTCTCAAAataacttattaacttatataagttataAGTGAAAAGTTAGAAATTCTGACTTCACAAAAATATCTTCTAACCTTTcgaaataagctaacccaaacactttAAAAAAACATCTTATTATCTTTTAAGCTACTCTAAAATAAGCTTAACCGAAACACCCTCTTTCTAAATTTTAGAGTAACTTTAAATATAAGTATTGAACAGCCATAATCGGTTCCCTCCTTTGCCACCGTCGTTGCTGCTACTGTCATCGTTCTAGGTCACAAAATCAGGTCATATATTTTTATCTTCTCATAGCTGTCTGTCTGTTGGAATTTACCAGAATTTTATCTTCAAACCTGTCTTCTTATGCTCatgatttattatttatataatctgTAAATGAACATCGTGTTTGTGTGTccaccaagtgttcgatgaaatgccaaTGAAGCCAAATTCCTCTTCACTTCAGTtgcattattattattgttgtttctGATTGTTTTTAGATTGACTTCGCTGCTACATATACCGATTACACCATATTCAGCAAGAGTAAAATGGAGAGAAAACATTCAAATTCACGGTCCAACCACTTGCTACAGAAGATAAGAGGTAATATACATCCAAACTGATCAATCGTTTTACATTTTGTAATTTTATGATGATTTTGATTCCTGTTTTTGTAACCTGTACACGCAAGATGTAATATGACATGCATTTGCAGGTTTCACGCGTTCAATTGTCGAAGATCTCTCCCACGGTCGTGCTTTGGTGATTTACATCAATCGTTTCCGCAATTACTGCACTGATATTTCTGAAAACTGGTTAGTTATGATCTTATGAAATAACAGAAGATTCAAATGGTTCAGAAGATTAGATCTAAAGATAGCAGCATGCTTTAAATTCTAAATTTTCACGTTGCTGTTGCTTAAACAGCTATTGCAGCCGTGATTCTGTTAAGGGAGTGGAGATTCTCACACTGCAACGGGAATGCCATGCGCGTAGGTTGGGTGAGTATGCTTTCATTAAATCTCCATTAATTGAACAAATTGTGCAGTAGAATGACTAGAGAAGATTATGGAGTGTTGATCCTATGGAATAGCTTTCGTTTTTATCTCATTCGTTGACAtcgtttatatttatttttattttcagacATTTTATTGCGAGTACTACTTATAGTTCAACAACTTTTACAAGAGAATAGGCACGGGTCAAAGAGAGACATTTATTACATGCATCCTTCAGTGTTTCAAGGTGAATACAAAGCTACTTTACTTCACATTATGTCACCGTTTATCCATTTCTTAATCTAGTTCTTTTTGTTTGTATCTTATAACAGAACAATCGGTTGTAGACCGCGCCATCAATGACATCTGCATACTTCTTCAGTGCAGTCGTCACAACCTAAATGTTGTATGTAACGCCATcatctttttgtttctgtattTCTATCATTTGTACAGTATATATATGTAAAAGTCTCCATCAATGacgtttttcttttttatttcttcATACTTTTAATTTCATGATATGTTCCGTCCTTTGCAGGTGTCTGTCTCAAAAGGGTAGGTTGAATTTACATTATAACttattgagtaaaatgccattttcgtacctgaggtttggccagtcttgcaactttcgtccaaaggcttgtttttccacatctggatccaaaaggtttgaaatcttgccattttcatctggctcgttaactccatccatttttcttcgttaagtaaggggtattttcgtcttttttgttaacttaaagggcaattcagtctttttcaggggtattcggtctttttacataaagtgaaaaagaccaaattgccctttaagtaagcaaaaaagacggaaatacccctgacttaacgaagaaaaatggatggagttaacgagccggatgaaaatggcaaaatttcaaaccttttggatccagatacacaaaaacaaacctttggacgaaaatcgcaaaactgaccaaacctcagggacgaaaatggcattttactctaactTATTAATCATTTAGTTTATTATTTTTGGTATTGTTATTTCAGATTAGTGATGGGATGGTTGAGATTCTCAGAAGCTGACACGATATTCAACTGCATAAACCACCCTGATACCGTAAGAACGAAAATGTCATCTTTTATGAGTTATTAGTCTAACCGAAATCGACAGTTGATATCTGGTTTTCTGTCAGGCGCACTCTATTCCAGTATTTGTAGAAGAAGTGAAAGGTGCTCAAATACGTAACAATATTTCTATATATCAACATGGATATATGTTATATGCTCTTATGAGATGATTATGTGAACAGATATTATCAGTGTTGCAGACTACATACTAGTTGTGGAGAAGGAATCAGGTGAGGCCTTTTTTTAACAAGACTTGTGGGCCCAGCCTTCCTTGCTATTTGTAACTGATAAAACTGTTACGTTATGCAGTATTTCAACGACTAGCAAATGATTGTTATTGCAAGAATAATCGTTGCATTGTCATCACAGTAAGCGTGAATTCAGTTAAAAATATTTGCAAAAATCGGTTATTAACTATATCTAATTACAGGGCAGAGGTTATCCAGATATTCCAACAAGGCGGTATTCAGTTTCCCTTTCTTTAAAAAGAGTACAAGGCCATTTTCTTCCCTAAgttttggccagttttgcgactttcgtccaaaggtttgtttttccgcatctggatccaaaaggtttgaatcttgccattttcatccagctcgtcaactccatccatttttctcaattaagtcaggggtatttttgtcttttttgttaacctAGAGGGCAATTCATTCTCTTGagtacttgtacattatgctaaatgcttgtacataaattGAAagagaccaaattgccctttaacaaaaaagatggaaatacccctgacttaacggagaaaaatggatggagttaactagctggatgaaaatggcaagatttcaaaccttttggatccaaatgcggaaaaacaaacctttggacgaaagtcgcaaaactggccaaacctcagggacaaaaatggcattttactcaaaaaaaaaataaaaaaattaagcaACTTCAATCTTTGATGTTGTGTGTACGTTTGTTAATTTTTTAAACAGATTCTTACGGTTACTAATCGAACGACTGCACTTGCCAACCTACTGTTTGGTTGACTGTGATCCATATGGCTTTGACATTTTGACCACATACCGATTCGGCTCAATGGTAATTCATTCTTTGGTTATGCCCGTAAAATTAACACGTTATTAAGCTAATTGCAGTTTCAAGCATGGTAAcaattatatataattaaatatttCTCTTTTAAAGCAAATGGCATATGATGCAAAAATAATGAAGCTTCCGGAGATAAAATGGCTTGGAGTATTACCTTCAGATGCTGAAACATTTAACGTTCCACAACAGTGTCTCCTTCCTATGACAACCGAAGGTGAGATTACGCATTCCCAAAAAACTTCCGTCTAAATTGATAAACCGAGCTCTCTTTTTGTGTTATTTGTTTAATTTCATTGGTTTTTTTATTAGATAAGATCAAAACGGAGGCGATTTTAAATCGATGCTATTTACAGAGAGAAGTACCACAGTGGAGGTTTAAATTTTTTAAATCTAATAATGCTTCTCTTTTCAGTTTTAAATTTTTGTTATTACTCTTTATTTACTGATAATTTTCCTTTTTAAATTTAATCTTTTTGCGATAAGGTTGGAACTACAGTTACTGCTGCAAAGTGGAGTGAAGTTTGAGACTGAAGCATTGTCGGTGCACTCGCTTGACTTTTTGTCTAAACAATATCTACCGTCTAAGATTCAAGGTGAAATACAACTCCATAGGTACTAGTATAACTGTTTAAATATATCAAATAAAATTTAGAATATTGGAAACAtcatttttttagaaaaatattgtTACACACAGTTAGAAGgagttttttttttacaattttgaAGTTGGATTTCATGATATTATTTAGTTTCTATTCTGGGAGTTGATAACACTTTCCTTGTTGGTTATAAAAATGTGATCTTATTTAATTTCGAAAATGATTTACTTAAATCCTTTCCtaagaacaaaaagaaatgaACAGTTTCTGCTACTTCAGTAACATGATCATCAAGATTTTCGAATATTAACAGAAAACTACAATAACAGATTTCCAAAATTAAAAGATATTGTCTGCATATTTATCCTGCGGCTTctcttttattttctttgtttcaTCTGTCTGGACCATCAGTTTTTTCTCCATGGATCCTTGTGCAGACATGGTAAAACCTTTTGATTTATCTGtgtatgtttgtgtgtgtgtgtatatatatatatatattatacaccATATGAAGAAGTCTAATTCTTTTAATTTTGTATTTAAAGGAATGCTCCTTGAGAGTCCACTCCAATTGCGGGTGCTGTGTGATGAAGACGTATGACATCTTGCGTTCGATCTGCGGTAAGCTTTTCTTTTATATCGCATTTGTTTATCTCTGATgataatacatacacatacatatatattattGGTTAATGAATTGATTCAAATGGTAGGAGTTTATTCGGTCGAATTGGACGCTGAGAAAAACTTGTTTAAAATATCCGGAGAAGTTAATCCAAACATACTATTAAAGGCGGTATTGAGTACAGGCGAGCATGCTGAGCTTGTTACGGTTAAAATGAAGCACCCACAACTAAGACAAAGAACCTACAATTATGGTTCATACGGTCCAACAAACGGTTATCATCTGCCTTATTATAGAGATGCCGGTTATAGCAATAGGTCACTGGCTAACTATCCTTATTATGAAACTAATGGTCATAATTACTACCCTTATAGCCTGCCACGTGACCCGCCCCTAATTGACTACCCGTCTTCTTACAATAACTATTACACCACCACCAGTGACTACCAATATCCACCGCCACGGGCCACCTATGTGCCGTCATACCCACCGCAAGAATATGACCAGTATGATAATTTTGATAGCATCAGCCCTTGCACTATCGTGTGACATGTTTGTTTTCGGTTTAATGAAACTTCAACATGAGTTGGTTTCTTGTTTTGTTTGTAGTTTGGTTTTTGGGGGTTTCTAAAACTTGAGTTGATTATAAATGGATTGATGATGACGTTCGTTGATTTTTGGTGGAATATTAAGTCTGATtggttatagaaaaaaaaaagaatgagaATGAGATGCCACAACCCAATAATGGGTGGGAAGAATCTGCTTTAGAGAAGTGTAAGTGATGGCTATCAGATTTAGAGCCACATATTACTCTTTTCCATTAAATGTGTTACTTTAAATCTTAACCTTAACCTGAGATGCAGTGGAGATTTAGAAAATAATTATAGAGACAACGTTTCAAAAAAATATCTATAGGGGTAgtaaaatcgaaaaaaaaaacgtcaaattttatCCTTTTCTACACTATTGCCGGAGCGTTAAGGGGTAGCAGTAGCAACGTCCCTGCTGACATGTAAATACGACTTCAACCTTACACCATGGCCAATCTATTATTTTCTCGAGTCATAGTTTCTAAACAAACCAAGACAAATCCTGATTGCTCTTGTAAAAGATATGCTACATAACGAATACATTTATTTTGCAAATGATTAATATCGTTAAGTGTGCCCATTTCAAATTATATTCAAATCAAACAATTATGCGGCAACCACATCTCGCGGTAACAAAAATGTATTATGATGGGGTTTATCAAGGTTTAGTCTCCGATTCACAAATTAAATGAAGTTCGGCAAGTTGGGTCATAAACAGATTGTAAGTTGATTATACTATGTTAGGTGTTTTAAATAGGCTTATTGATGTTTAATTAAGGGAGTTAACATTCTCACATCCCTCCCCTCTAGGCCTCTATCTCTCTATAGTGATGTGGGAATAGTGAGAACCTTAATTAATCCGATTAAATCGGTTAACAAATAACATATCCCACACATTTAATGCATGTCAACACATCGGTTATCAAAACAACATGGCTTTATAATTTGAAGTATGTTATGTATTTGTTATATAAGAATCTTTTTTAAGGATGttattctttaatttttttttaatggtAAATGTTACATACTAATAATTCTTAAATACTCCACTTGTCTAGGCTTGAACCCGCAACATCCCCTTTAAAAAGCAAGTGTCTCTACCAAGTGTTTGGGTTGTGTTAAACATGTCGTGTCGTGTAAAACATTTATTAAATATGTCTGTGTTAGTGTCTGGCACATTTAGTTAAACATGTATTTGGGTTTAACAGTCACATAAACATGTCGGGTTATGTCAAAAGCAGCTTATTTAACACACCATGATGTATTTTACCAACTATACAGTCTGCCACACATACCCATCAAATTAAACCCGAGCCTGAATTTGATCCTCATGTTTATTAGGGGGTTGGGGGGCGCTACGTGGTGTACAACCCATCACGCGTTGTTTAGCGTGGAACACCACCGTCACCATTGCCTAAAACGCGTGAACCTCGTAACTCGTGGTAGCCACAACGCGTTGAAGATTTCTTCCTACTTCCTTCTTCTTCACATTTGGTGAGTGATGGGCACccccactaaaatccatcactagtgatggaaccAAGTTCGATGACGTGATGGAAAATGATTAGGTGTGGTGAATGATGGAAAGTGAAGCGCCCCGACCTCCTTTagtttatatgattatatgataATTGTGCCGTTATCTAAACATGAGTGTCGAATTTGGGTCAAGATTCCCTATCTTTATTTATTCTCCTTTTGTGGGTTGCATCCGATACCTTCATAGATTCCGAAAGCTTTACTTGGTATTTGTACCCTTTTCCATTCCTTTATGGTGATAAATATCTTGTCGTTATTTTGAACTTAAttcatttatttaataataatataaatatatatcaaaCAACATCACGCCAAACTTTTAATTTTAACTCAACAAAGGGTTCTTTTGTAATTAAGTATCTTATCATGTCACACCCAAAGCTCAAAACTTTTGAGACCCCTATATAAGAAACACCCACATCCCTTCATTCTATACATAACATTCTATCCCTTCTTTCATATTTCATCACTCATTTTCTATTTAATAAAAGGTGTGTGTTTGGAGCAAAGAATCATACCAATGAAACGATGGAGCAAATTCAGAAGAAAAGAATAACAAGAAAGGGTGTCACACAATTACCTTTGGTGTTATCGGTTTCCTTGTTTTCATGCTTGTTTGCCTACTACTACTATTACGATTACTATTGTTCTGTCTTGACAAGTTATGTTGATCTGGTGTATCCTATTGAGTTACTTTTGACACAGCGTGTGGACAAGACGTACGTGTTTCTTATATGCAACGGGATATTAGTGGTGTTAGTCAAAACGTCCGGTTCCTTAATCTCTCAATCAAGCTTTGACCTTAAGGAACACATCTACATCAAGAACATCCATGACGCGTTAGAAACACAATATGAGGACAATCTGGTGGAGGATGAAGAATTGGTGATTAAGGTGGATGGAATTGAAGAAGATGTAAAATTTGTAATAGAGAATGATGGAGAGACCATAGAAGAATTAAACAAGAAATTTGATGAGTTTATAAGGAAGAGGAAGGAAGAAATTAGGAGCAATGGTGAACAACTTCCAATGCTTAGTTATAATTGATATCTAGTTGTCATATGTATCTCATATGTATGTGCCTCTTCATATTTTTAACTCTACATCTTGCTCTTGCTCTAACAtattacatacacacatacatacatttaCATGCATAAATACATGCATATATGCATACAGATAGGGTTACTGTGCAAATtgtgtttttcctacaaagtgtaggaagcgatATAGGCCATCCGAtaggtgtgtttaatggttgagatcaagtcattgacatttttgtaatatttATGTGTCAGTAATTAATTGTCATAATATGTTAGGGGTAGTCTGATTAGTTTACATGTTTTGTATCAATCAAATAACTATCATAATAACACAAACCCCTACAATCTCGCGATTTTCCATCTCCCTCTAAAACCAATTATAGAAAACCCTCTTTCATACAAAAAATAGCTAGAATCATGGATCAAGATAACAAATTCGGATTGAAATATAAGCACGATTGATGCCATGTTTATCATTCCATTCCcaattcatcatcttcttctaaAGCACATTCAATTCATATTTCATCTGGTTtgtcacattgtgttttatcactAAAACACACTACTATGAAACACATCCAGTATCCAACTTCAAGTGTAGTAAAACACAATACTATAATAAAACACAATGTGAAGAAACTAGAAACTgataaaacacagcgtcaagacaGTGTTATTTACATTGATATTGTTTTAAGGATTGATGTGTTAAAGGTACATTGTGATTAAATCATGCATATACATGTATCCAATATGTTTTGTTGAAGACAGTGTTGTTTTTTAAAGTTTGATCATAGTACTGTTTTTTACTACACTTGATGTTGGATACTAGATGTGTTCATAGTAGTGTGTTTTAGTGATAAAACACAACGTGACAAACAAAGTGACTATCTTGATAAATGTGTTATTTTTTACATTGATATTGTTTTAAGAATTGATGTGTTAAAGCTACAATGTTATTAGATCCTGCATATACAGGTATTCCGTATGCTTTGTGGAAGACAATGTGTTTTTTTAGTTTGATCATAGTATTGTGTTTTACAACACTTGAAGTTGGATACTAGATGTGTTCATAGTAGTGTGTTTTagtgataaaacacaatgtgacgaACCTGATGGAATACGAATTGAATGTGCTTTAACAGAAGATGATGAATTGCAAATGGAATGATAAACATGGTATCAGTCGTAATATAACCGTCATTTCGAAATCAATGAAATATTTGGTTTACTTAAATTTCTCATATGTTAGTTTAGAATATAATAAAtcccaaaaataaaataaatatcaaatTACAGTCTTGCCATTTTCATTAAAATAAGTAATTGCCACATGTCATTAGGATGtggcttcctacactttgtaggaaaaattggctttgtagccaactcctactCTCTAAATACATACAATGATTAATATGTTGGATATTAGATGTCCGACTCACGTTTATTTTTATGTTACTAAGGAGGTACAATCCAGAGAGTTACACATTGGACAACGAATCAGGAATAATATTTATGAGATAAATCTTATAGTTTGTTCAGAAGTGCGCGTTTTGCAATTGTAGCGTGGTTCAAACGTTTACTgaattaattattttataaatgaTTAATTAAAGCATTTAGTTGTTTATTTAGTTAATTGTTAATTAAATAAAAGGTTAAAGAACATTATTTATTAgataaataatattaatattttatttattagatAAACAATAGTGTAGAAGATAATTCTATTATTTATAAGATAAAAaagataatatataatatatttatgaGATAAATATAAGGAGGTATTGGTGGGATAAGACTTAGAGATCATGAGGTCCTGGTAGATTTCCACGATAGGGTTTTTCCATATTGAGTTTCCTCCTAAATTTGTGTATAGGTATTatagcctagtggagatggatatgatcggatggttGGTTTCGCTGATGGCACAATGATACTCAAGTGGTccatcagtgatccaaatttatcgttcaaaaaaatgtattaggatacaAGTTGGGGTTTTGAgttaaattaaaaatagttatCACACCCAAGAGTTAAGGTTACACCATTAGCTCACAAAAGCAACCAAGCCACCACACATCTCTACCACCGTTCGCCTCGGCGACCACCTCAACGCGGCGCTAGGCGGTGAGTTACTGACTAATTTTGAGCTAGTCGGTCCAATTAGTCGGGTATGGTCAAAATCGGTCTTAGGCGGTCAAAATCAGTAAAAATCGGTCCCACGCGGTCAAAATTGGACTAATCAGTCCATGTTTTTTTGACTcaaaaaacccaatttttgaaaccTGGCCCATGGTTTAAAGCCCAAATTTTAGTTGTAaacctattttaacatttaagtttaggtattttaacatttaaccccctctatctttcactagtttacatatcgttcctaaacttttaaatttattaataaaaagtataaagttatctatatatatatatatatatatatatatttgtaaaattatacttaaaaagtccaatccgattaatcccgattaatccctaggcggtacctcaTCGCccgatgatgtgtgtaaaatgcaacatataaaacacatcaattaaggcataaaactaaccctttttaagtactaatgttggaaaaagagtgtttttgtcttccttttgtattttcaggatgaaatgagctcaaaatcacaaaagaagcaaaaagaccactaattctaccataaatacaagaaaggaacaaaagtaaactgcccggacccccaacggcacctcccaagacaaagagaagagaacagagtctgaacacgccccgtgtccagtgaacacgggggcgtgcccaggaagcagcagaaaagacaaaccagtagaa contains the following coding sequences:
- the LOC110942279 gene encoding meiotic recombination protein SPO11-1 → MERKHSNSRSNHLLQKIRGFTRSIVEDLSHGRALVIYINRFRNYCTDISENCYCSRDSVKGVEILTLQRECHARRLDILLRVLLIVQQLLQENRHGSKRDIYYMHPSVFQEQSVVDRAINDICILLQCSRHNLNVVSVSKGLVMGWLRFSEADTIFNCINHPDTAHSIPVFVEEVKDIISVADYILVVEKESVFQRLANDCYCKNNRCIVITGRGYPDIPTRRFLRLLIERLHLPTYCLVDCDPYGFDILTTYRFGSMQMAYDAKIMKLPEIKWLGVLPSDAETFNVPQQCLLPMTTEDKIKTEAILNRCYLQREVPQWRLELQLLLQSGVKFETEALSVHSLDFLSKQYLPSKIQGMLLESPLQLRVLCDEDV
- the LOC110944167 gene encoding uncharacterized protein LOC110944167, which codes for MVGVYSVELDAEKNLFKISGEVNPNILLKAVLSTGEHAELVTVKMKHPQLRQRTYNYGSYGPTNGYHLPYYRDAGYSNRSLANYPYYETNGHNYYPYSLPRDPPLIDYPSSYNNYYTTTSDYQYPPPRATYVPSYPPQEYDQYDNFDSISPCTIV
- the LOC110942280 gene encoding uncharacterized protein LOC110942280, translating into MEQIQKKRITRKGVTQLPLVLSVSLFSCLFAYYYYYDYYCSVLTSYVDLVYPIELLLTQRVDKTYVFLICNGILVVLVKTSGSLISQSSFDLKEHIYIKNIHDALETQYEDNLVEDEELVIKVDGIEEDVKFVIENDGETIEELNKKFDEFIRKRKEEIRSNGEQLPMLSYN